A genomic segment from Coccinella septempunctata chromosome 3, icCocSept1.1, whole genome shotgun sequence encodes:
- the LOC123310533 gene encoding uncharacterized protein LOC123310533 — protein sequence MAATHLMLRLRDQKKEQFNNKKNNKRQLWAGIAEELTRNKFMLGANGGERCRQKFANLTKAYLRYIRNQKTTGAAFMEHPPFFEEVHSILCEKHKTQPKHLVDSLEDEPMPEAPMPVQEAPIMDEGASCSYNTRTEPAITDRFKNLMDTPTSRTNKGDLVLQELRSHQVEQRRQFDVLAAHLKKTEEQREKLLNIMEQFFTRKRKRQEEDSDGE from the exons ATGGCCGCAACACATCTCATGTTGAGATTAAGAGATCAGAAAAAGGAgcagttcaataataaaaaaaataataagagaCAGCTATGGGCTGGGATAGCTGAAGAGCTGACAAGGAACAAATTTATGTTGGGGGCGAATGGCGGTGAAAGGTGCCGCCAAAAATTCGCCAATTTGACTAAGGCATACTTGAGATATATAAGAAACCAGAAGACAACAGGGGCAGCCTTCATGGAGCATCCTCCATTTTTTGAGGAGGTCCACTCAATTTTAT GTGAGAAGCATAAAACTCAACCCAAACATTTAGTGGACAGCTTGGAGGATGAGCCCATGCCTGAGGCCCCTATGCCCGTGCAAGAAGCGCCAATAATGGACGAGGGCGCTTCTTGCAGCTACAACACTAGAACGGAACCAGCCATAACTGACCGGTTCAAAAACCTGATGGATACTCCTACCTCCAGAACTAACAAAGGGGATCTGGTTCTACAGGAGTTGAGGAGCCACCAGGTGGAACAGAGAAGACAATTCGACGTCCTTGCTGCTCATCTAAAGAAAACAGAGGAGCAGAGGGAGAAGCTCCTCAATATTATGGAGCAATTTTTTACAAGAAAGAGGAAGAGGCAGGAAGAAGATTCTGATGGAGAATAA